The nucleotide window CGCGGGACTGGACAGAGATCAGCGCCTCCATCGCGGCCATGTCGCCGCCGGAGTATTTCCACTTCTCGGCGCCCATCTGGTTTTCGCGGCAATCGTTGATCTGCATGTTCAGGGTGCGGACCTCGCCTGCCTCTTGGTTCCACTTGGGATAGACCGCGCGCACGCCTGCCATGCTTTCCTCGACATCGCCGTGGCACGATGCGCAGGATTTGCCTTCGGAGCCGTCGGCAGTGTCCCAGGCTTCCTGCGCCTGATCGACAAACACCATCGCCGGGTTCTCAAAGTCATCCATCTGCAGGGCTTGTGTCTCGTCAGAGCGGAAGTGCCAGCCCGACATCACCTCGTCCAGCACATCCGCCACATGGGCGGGCGCCGCGGCTTTGGTGACCATCTCGATTTCCTCGTTGACCACCAGCTTGTCGTCATCGGGGCCTGCGCCCGCCGCCATCGGCAGCGCCAGCACAGCGGCAATGGCTGTGATTGCCTTTTTGTTCATTCCTTTTCCTCCCTTGGGTGCCTGCCCTGCCCGGTTCCCACCGGACAGGACGCGTGCCTGAAGATCCGGAACGGATCAGCCGATGGCGATTTTCTTCTTTGTGTCGTAGACGGAGCCGTCGTCGTCATACCAGGTGAAGACGAACTCGCCCGCTTCCGGCACGGTCGCGTCGAATTCGAAGTACGGGTTGGTGGAGATCGCGGGCTCCATCGCGACGTCCAGCACCATGGTGCCGTTGAACTCGCAGGTGAAGCGGTTGATGATCGAGCGCGGGATCAGGTTGCCTTCCTTATCCTTGCGCTGGCCGCTTTCCATCTTGTGGCTGATCAGCGTCTTGATGGTGACCGCCTCGCCGGCGGCAGCGGATTTCGGGACCTTGACGCGGGGTTTAACACCGGATGCCATGTCTTTAACTCTCCTTAAGAATTCCGTTCAGGGAGCGGGCGGCTTCAGCCGCCGCAGCCGCCGATGGTGACTTTGACGGTGGCGCTGGCCTTGGCAAAGGAGCCATCCGCCAGCTTGGCAACCGCAACCACGTCCTGGGTGCCCGCCAGGCGGATCCGGGTGGAGGCCGCCTGCTGCGCCGCACCGGGGCCGAAGTTGAAGGTCGCCAC belongs to Leisingera caerulea DSM 24564 and includes:
- the soxZ gene encoding thiosulfate oxidation carrier complex protein SoxZ, whose protein sequence is MASGVKPRVKVPKSAAAGEAVTIKTLISHKMESGQRKDKEGNLIPRSIINRFTCEFNGTMVLDVAMEPAISTNPYFEFDATVPEAGEFVFTWYDDDGSVYDTKKKIAIG
- the soxA gene encoding sulfur oxidation c-type cytochrome SoxA, giving the protein MNKKAITAIAAVLALPMAAGAGPDDDKLVVNEEIEMVTKAAAPAHVADVLDEVMSGWHFRSDETQALQMDDFENPAMVFVDQAQEAWDTADGSEGKSCASCHGDVEESMAGVRAVYPKWNQEAGEVRTLNMQINDCRENQMGAEKWKYSGGDMAAMEALISVQSRGMPVNVAIDGPVQSTWEKGKEMYYTRTGQLELSCANCHEDNYGNMIRADHLSQGQINGFPVYRLKNTKLNTAHARFKGCVRDTRAETYKPGSAEFVALELYVASRGNGLSVEAPSVRN